GAACGCCACGAATTTGGCGACTGCGATCGCGAGGTTGGCGGCTAGTGCCGCCACGATCGCCTTGGTTCCGCCTGACGCGCTCATGGGTGCCTGGTGTCCCTTCCTCGGTGCTGCGGCACGGCGCCGCGGTACGGCCGGACATTGTTGCAGCCGCCTGGTGCGGACGGTACGTCAAGCCACCACGGTTGCCCGGAAGAGCGTTCCCGTACGGGAGACTTCGACCTTTTCGTCCGCGGGGACGAAGACCGATTCGCCGGCCGCGAGTTCGAGGTCGCCGACGCGGGGAGCGCCGGAGGTGCAGAGCAGGATCTGCGGGGTCGCCGCCGTCAGGTCGACGGGGTCCGCACCGGGAGACAGGTCGTAGCGCGACAGCCTGAACTCGTCGACCGGGGTCTCGTACGGCTCTTCGCCGGACGGCGCCGCCTCGGGGCGCAGGACGCCCGGCTCGGTCGCCTCGAAGCGGACGATGCGCAGGAGTTCGGGGACGTCGATGTGCTTGGGGGTGAGTCCGCAGCGCAGCACGTTGTCCGAGTTGGCCATGATCTCGACGCCGAGGCCGCCGAGGTAGGCGTGCGGAACGCCGGCGCCGAGGAACAGCGCCTCGCCGGGCTGCAGTTGTACGTAGTTCAGGAGCATGGCCGCGATGACGCCGGGGTCGCCGGGGAAGTGGTGGGCGATCTGGGCGTACGGGGCGTGGGCGCCGCCGAGGCGTTCGGCGGCGGCTGCCGCCTCGGCGACCGTGGCCGCCATCTCGCCGGGTTCGGCGCCGAGGATCGCCGTCAGTACCTCGCGCAGCGCCGCCTCCTCGGGCTTCGCGCGCAGGAGGTCCACGTACGGCTTCAGGGAGTCGACGCCGAGTGCCTCCATCGCGTCGGCGGCCTCGGCGGGCCTGCGGAATCCGCAGAGTCCGTCGAAGGGGGTGAGCGCGCAGATCAGTTCGGGCTTGTGGTTGGCGTCCTTGTACGTGCGGTGGGGGGCGTCGATCGGCACTCCCCTGCTCTCCTCGTCCGCGTACCCCTGCCTGGCCTGGTCGAGGTCGGGGTGGACCTGGAGGGAGAGCGGTGCGCCGGCGGCCAGGAGCTTCAGGAGGAAGGGGAGGCGGGGACCGAACTTGGTGACGGCCGCCTGGCCGAGTTCGCGGGCCGGGTCGGCCGCGATGACCTCGGTGAGGGGTTGCTCGGTGCCGGAGCGGGTGACCCTGGACGGCGCTCCCGGATGGGCGCCCATCCACATCTCGGCCTGCGGCTCGCCGGTGGGGGCGATACCGAGCAGCTCGGGGATGGCCGTGGTGGAGCCCCAGGCGTAGGGGCGCACGGTGTTGGACAGCCGGTCCATGGAGTTCGTCCTCGTGGGAAGCGTGGGCGTGAAGGGGTGAGGGTTACGGGGGGGTACGGGTGCGGGGCTCCGGAGTCAGTGATTCCGGGAGGCCAGGGCCACGTAGACGGCGGCGAAGTCGGTGATCGCGAGGAGTTCGGCGAGGGTTTCGAGGTCGCCGCCCTCCTCCGGTTCGAGTTCGCTGATCGCCGTGTCGTGGCTCAGTGCGAGCTCGCGGGCGGCGGCGGCGGCGCTCAGGCCACCGGTGGGGCGGCCCCTGAGCAGGACGACGCGGGCGTGCAACGCCTCCGGTTCGTCGACGCGGTCCCTGAAGAAGTCGTCGGGATCGGCTCCTGCGGCGAAGGCCCCGGCCAGCAGCCGGCCGTGCGAGGGCAGTGCCTCGGGGAGTTCGGCGGCGAGGGCCGGGCGGCCCGCGAGGTCGGTCAGCACGGCGGCGAACCGGCGTCCGACCGGGCCTGCGGCGCCGCTCTCCGTCCAGATGAGCGGCAGGCTGTCGGCGAGTTCGGCGGCGAGGGTCTTGGCCGGGTTGCTGTACGTCGCGATGGCGGGGCCGCAGCGTTCGGCGGTGTGGTCCAGGCGGTCGGCGACGCCCTGGAGCACCTCGGCGGGCGCGTCCACAAGACCCAGCCGGTCGAGCAGCGCGAGCAGCGGGGTGAGCAGCGCCCAGAGGGTGCCGGGGCCGGCCGCCTCGGTCTCCGCGTCGTACTCGCCGTGCGGGGCCGCCGCCATCGGTACGACGAGGCCGTGGATGCCGTCGACGGCCTCGCGGAGCGGGGAGCTGGTGGGGGCGACCGCGACGACCGTGCAGCCTCGGCGGTACGCCTGGTCGACCAACTGGGCGAGGCCCGGTTCGGAGCCGTCCGCCGTGGCGACGAGGAGGAGGTCCACGGAGCCGGCCCAGCCGGGGAGCGCCCAGCGCATGGCGCCTGCGGCGGGGGCGACGCCGGTGGGGTGAATGCGGATGACGGGGGCCGCGGCGCCCGCGAGTGCGCCGATCAGGTCGGCGACCGCGGCGGCGGCGGCGCCGGGGCCCGCGACGAGGACGGCGCGGGGCCGGCCTTCCGGGGCCAGGGAGCCGATGCCTGCCTCGGCGGCGTGCCGGGCGGCGGTACGGACCCGGGCACCGGCCTCGGCGGCGCCGCGCAGCAGGCCGCGGCGGTCGGCGCGGGCCAGGGCTTCCGGGGCGTCGAGCAATGACTCGTCGAGCATGGCGGTGGGCCTCCGATCACCGTACGGGGTGCGGGGTGCGGGTACGGATACGGGTGTGCGGGCGGTGGTCGTCGCCGACCCGGTCGCGCTGTGCCCCCGTGCCTCCGTGCTCGCGGGTCGCGCTGTTACGCGGGGCGGCGGGCTTCGTCGACGAGGAGCACCGGGATGCCGTCGCGTACCGGGTAGGCCAGACCGCAGTCCGTACCGGTGCAGACGAGCTCCGGGCTCTCGGCTGCCGACCGGTCGTCGAGCGGAGAGTGGCAGGCCGGGCAGGCGAGGATCTCCAGGAGGCCGGCTTCGAGCGGCATGGGGTGGGTCCCTTCGGGCGTTCGAACAGCGGTTCGCGGGTCGCGGTCCCGGGGTGCGGGGCGCGTGGATCAGGCGACGTCAGCCTACCGCCGGGGTGGCTGGGGCGCGGCCGGGGCGGGGCGGAGGAAGGGGTGGGGTTGCCCGTGGCGGCCCCGTCCCCCGACCGCCTCTTCCCGAAACCGGGCTCCACCCTGGACCCGCCCCTCGAATGCCGGAGGAACGGGGGATGAACGTGCGTCGTCAGGCGCGGATCAGGGCCAGGACCTCGTCGCGTACGGCCGTCAGCGTCCGCTCGTCCCGGGCCTCCACGTTCAGGCGCAGCAGGGGCTCCGTGTTGGAGGCCCTGACGTTGAACCACCAGTCCCCGGACGTCGCCGTGAGGCCGTCCAGTTCGTCGAAGGTGACGTCGTCGCGGTCGCCGTACGCCGCCTTGATCGCGGCCAGCCGGCCGGCCTGGTCCTCGACGGTGGAGTTGATCTCTCCGGAGCCCGTGTAGCGGTCGTACTGGGCGAGGAGTTCCGAGAGCGGGGACTCCTGGCCGCCGAGGGCCGCCAGGACGTGGAGGGCGGCCAGCATGCCCGTGTCCGCGTTCCAGAAGTCCCGGAAGTAGTAGTGCGCGGAGTGCTCGCCGCCGAAGATCGCGCCGTGTTCGGCCATCTCCGCCTTGATGAAGGAGTGGCCCACGCGGGTACGGACGGGGGTTCCGCCGTTCTCGCGGATCACTTCGGGGACCGACCAGGAGGTGATCAGGTTGTGGATGACCGTGCCCTTGCCCCCGTTGCGGGCGAGCTCGCGCGCGGCGACCAGGGCCGTGATCGCGGACGGGGAGACGCCCGCGCCGCGCTCGTCGACGACGAAGCAGCGGTCCGCGTCGCCGTCGAAGGCGAGGCCGAGGTCGGCGCCCTCGGCCAGTACGCGGGCCTGGAGGTCGACGATGTTCTTCGGGTCGAGGGGGTTGGCCTCGTGGTTCGGGAAGGTGCCGTCCAGTTCGAAGTACATGGGGACGAGGTCCACCGGGAGGCCCGCGAAGACGGTGGGGACGGTGTGGCCGCCCATGCCGTTGCCGGCGTCCACGACGACCTTCAGGGGGCGGATCGCGGACAGGTCGACCAGGCCGAGCAGGTGCGCGGCGTAGTCGGTGAGGGTGTCGCGCTCGGTGACCGTGCCCGGGGTGGTGCCGGCGGCCGGGCGGGGGGCGCCGTTCGTGGACCAGTCCTCGACCAGGGTGCGGATCTCGGTCAGGCCGGTGTCCTGGCCGACCGGGGCGGCGCCCGCCCGGCACATCTTGATGCCGTTGTACCGGGCCGGATTGTGCGAGGCCGTGAACATCGCGCCCGGCAGGTCCAGTGCCCCCGAGGCGTAGTACAGCTGGTCCGTCGAGCAGAGGCCGATCAGGGTGACGTCGGCTCCGCGCGCCGCCGCGCCGCGGGCGAAGGCCGCGGCCAGGCCCGGCGAGGAGGGCCGCATGTCGTGGCCGATCACGATCGCTTCGGCGTCGGTGACCTGGACGAAGGCGGCGCCGAACAGTTCGGACAACGACTCGTCCCACTGGTCGGGCACCACTCCGCGCACGTCGTACGCCTTCACGAGCTGCGACAGATCAGCAACCACGGCCGGTCCTCCTGGGGTCTTTGCGGAGCGCCCAAACTACCCGGCCGGGGGCGAAGGCCCCGGTGGGGCGTCCGTCAGGGGAGCATCCAGCCCAGTACGGCCGTGCTCTGCGCCATCACCACGAGGCACATCACCAGGAGCAGGCCGAGGCTCCACGGGAGGACCTTGCGCAGCAGATCGCCTTCGCGTCCGGCCAGTCCGACCGCCGCGCAGGCGATGGTCAGGTTCTGCGGGGAGATCATCTTGCCCAGCACTCCCCCGGAGCTGTTGGCGGCGGCGAGCAGTTCCGGCGAGAGGCCGGACTCGCGTGCGGCCGACACCTGGAGCGCGCCGAAGAGGGCGTTGGCGGAGGTGTCGGAGCCGGAGACGGCCACCCCGAACCAGCCGAGGACCGGCGAGAGGAAGGCGAGCCCGGCGCCTGCCGCGGCCACGAACTGGCCGATGGTGGCGGCTTGTCCGGAGAGGTTCATGACGTAGGCGAGGGCGAGCACGGAGGTGACGGTGAGGATCGCGTACCGGAG
The Streptomyces sp. NBC_00234 DNA segment above includes these coding regions:
- the manA gene encoding mannose-6-phosphate isomerase, class I, which produces MDRLSNTVRPYAWGSTTAIPELLGIAPTGEPQAEMWMGAHPGAPSRVTRSGTEQPLTEVIAADPARELGQAAVTKFGPRLPFLLKLLAAGAPLSLQVHPDLDQARQGYADEESRGVPIDAPHRTYKDANHKPELICALTPFDGLCGFRRPAEAADAMEALGVDSLKPYVDLLRAKPEEAALREVLTAILGAEPGEMAATVAEAAAAAERLGGAHAPYAQIAHHFPGDPGVIAAMLLNYVQLQPGEALFLGAGVPHAYLGGLGVEIMANSDNVLRCGLTPKHIDVPELLRIVRFEATEPGVLRPEAAPSGEEPYETPVDEFRLSRYDLSPGADPVDLTAATPQILLCTSGAPRVGDLELAAGESVFVPADEKVEVSRTGTLFRATVVA
- a CDS encoding SIS domain-containing protein, with product MLDESLLDAPEALARADRRGLLRGAAEAGARVRTAARHAAEAGIGSLAPEGRPRAVLVAGPGAAAAAVADLIGALAGAAAPVIRIHPTGVAPAAGAMRWALPGWAGSVDLLLVATADGSEPGLAQLVDQAYRRGCTVVAVAPTSSPLREAVDGIHGLVVPMAAAPHGEYDAETEAAGPGTLWALLTPLLALLDRLGLVDAPAEVLQGVADRLDHTAERCGPAIATYSNPAKTLAAELADSLPLIWTESGAAGPVGRRFAAVLTDLAGRPALAAELPEALPSHGRLLAGAFAAGADPDDFFRDRVDEPEALHARVVLLRGRPTGGLSAAAAARELALSHDTAISELEPEEGGDLETLAELLAITDFAAVYVALASRNH
- a CDS encoding Trm112 family protein — encoded protein: MPLEAGLLEILACPACHSPLDDRSAAESPELVCTGTDCGLAYPVRDGIPVLLVDEARRPA
- a CDS encoding phosphomannomutase/phosphoglucomutase, whose amino-acid sequence is MVADLSQLVKAYDVRGVVPDQWDESLSELFGAAFVQVTDAEAIVIGHDMRPSSPGLAAAFARGAAARGADVTLIGLCSTDQLYYASGALDLPGAMFTASHNPARYNGIKMCRAGAAPVGQDTGLTEIRTLVEDWSTNGAPRPAAGTTPGTVTERDTLTDYAAHLLGLVDLSAIRPLKVVVDAGNGMGGHTVPTVFAGLPVDLVPMYFELDGTFPNHEANPLDPKNIVDLQARVLAEGADLGLAFDGDADRCFVVDERGAGVSPSAITALVAARELARNGGKGTVIHNLITSWSVPEVIRENGGTPVRTRVGHSFIKAEMAEHGAIFGGEHSAHYYFRDFWNADTGMLAALHVLAALGGQESPLSELLAQYDRYTGSGEINSTVEDQAGRLAAIKAAYGDRDDVTFDELDGLTATSGDWWFNVRASNTEPLLRLNVEARDERTLTAVRDEVLALIRA